Proteins from a genomic interval of Thermoanaerobaculia bacterium:
- a CDS encoding ParB/RepB/Spo0J family partition protein, which yields MSKRRGLPNERGMRHTHHYVDELFNRDDHPLGRHLPISSLEVNPDQPRTSVGEVDDLAESIKSHGILEPLLVHRVEEGRYRIIAGERRFHAAMKLGLTEVPCIEMEILNESEILEIALIENLQRRDLNPFEESHGYQTLKNKYNYTHDKIAKTVGKSRSTITESLTLSRIPDEIRELCRHADISAKSILLEIAKADDLMDMRNLVDLYAAGGDRQAMRELRKGTEADPEEEDSDQYQKLRPFVFRVSPQEGHFSLSLKFQKQEVSRDEIIKTLQQIIEQLRRESVPGPSQRRLDS from the coding sequence GTGTCTAAACGACGTGGTCTCCCCAATGAGCGTGGAATGCGGCATACCCACCATTACGTTGATGAACTCTTCAACCGGGACGACCACCCCCTGGGCCGACATCTCCCGATTTCTTCCCTCGAAGTCAATCCCGACCAGCCCAGAACTTCGGTAGGGGAGGTCGACGATTTAGCCGAGTCGATTAAATCTCACGGCATCCTGGAGCCTCTCCTTGTTCACAGAGTGGAAGAGGGAAGGTACAGGATCATCGCCGGGGAACGACGCTTCCATGCTGCAATGAAGCTGGGGCTCACCGAAGTGCCCTGTATCGAGATGGAAATTTTGAACGAATCTGAAATCCTTGAAATTGCACTAATTGAGAACCTTCAGCGGCGGGACCTGAATCCCTTTGAAGAATCTCATGGATATCAGACCCTGAAAAATAAGTACAATTACACGCACGATAAGATTGCAAAAACAGTAGGGAAAAGCCGCTCAACCATTACAGAATCTTTAACCCTCAGCCGAATCCCCGATGAGATTCGTGAACTTTGTCGGCACGCCGACATTAGCGCCAAGAGTATCCTTCTTGAAATAGCAAAGGCCGACGATCTGATGGACATGAGAAATCTGGTTGACCTTTACGCAGCCGGCGGGGATCGCCAGGCAATGCGAGAGTTACGTAAGGGGACGGAAGCAGATCCCGAAGAAGAAGATTCGGATCAGTATCAAAAACTGCGCCCCTTTGTCTTCCGGGTTTCCCCCCAGGAAGGCCACTTCAGTTTAAGCCTTAAGTTTCAAAAGCAGGAAGTTTCCCGTGATGAGATCATAAAGACATTACAGCAGATCATCGAGCAGTTACGCAGGGAAAGTGTACCGGGTCCCTCACAGCGACGCCTGGACAGCTGA
- a CDS encoding ParA family protein translates to MIITITNQKGGVGKTTTAINLAAALAHKGLKTLLVDMDPQANASMSFVPFEPGRPTILDALSGDVPMTQVIQHSSKENLAVAPSHITLAKLESVMMGEIDAHFRLKDLVATVEESFDMVLVDTPPTLGLLTVNAMVAASHILIPIQSSYYALEGTDDLLETIDKIKKRMNPNLQILGAVVTLFDGRTILSRDIYKEIKKVFGSKLFKTVVRKNVRLEESPAYRESIFDFAPNSHGAVDYYKLSEEVLSRV, encoded by the coding sequence ATGATCATCACGATAACGAACCAGAAAGGTGGGGTGGGGAAAACCACAACAGCGATCAATCTTGCCGCAGCCCTTGCTCATAAAGGGTTGAAGACACTTCTCGTGGACATGGATCCACAGGCAAATGCGTCAATGTCCTTTGTGCCCTTTGAACCGGGCCGTCCCACGATTTTGGATGCCCTCTCCGGTGATGTGCCCATGACACAGGTCATACAACATTCGAGCAAGGAGAATCTTGCCGTGGCGCCCAGCCACATCACTCTGGCCAAGCTTGAATCTGTGATGATGGGGGAGATCGATGCCCATTTCCGTCTTAAGGATCTTGTCGCCACGGTGGAAGAATCCTTTGACATGGTTCTCGTCGATACCCCTCCGACTCTAGGCCTTCTCACGGTCAATGCGATGGTTGCAGCGAGTCATATTCTGATTCCCATCCAATCTTCCTATTACGCGCTGGAGGGAACAGATGATCTTCTGGAAACCATCGATAAAATTAAAAAAAGAATGAATCCAAACCTTCAGATTCTTGGTGCCGTGGTTACGCTATTTGACGGTAGAACTATTTTATCCAGAGATATTTACAAAGAAATTAAAAAAGTATTCGGCTCAAAACTCTTTAAAACAGTCGTACGGAAAAACGTTCGTCTTGAAGAAAGCCCAGCCTATCGTGAATCGATTTTCGATTTCGCGCCAAACAGCCATGGCGCTGTTGACTACTATAAATTATCCGAGGAGGTGCTCAGCCGTGTCTAA
- a CDS encoding bifunctional nuclease family protein, with product MTEHIRMILKGIVLDPVNHMPVILLKQEDADLLLPIWIGIYEANAIALKLDNVKTPRPMSHDLLKNVFAELGATVTDVVISKLEDNTFFAEIHAKSLDKDFTIDSRPSDAIALAVRCEVPIFADPEVLKHAQSIKLDDQENQDQLRKWFESLDVEDFGKYKM from the coding sequence ATGACTGAGCATATACGAATGATTTTAAAGGGTATTGTTCTGGACCCGGTGAACCATATGCCGGTCATTCTTCTAAAGCAGGAAGACGCAGACCTGCTTCTTCCCATTTGGATTGGGATTTACGAAGCGAATGCCATAGCCCTGAAACTTGACAACGTTAAGACACCGCGCCCGATGTCACACGATCTTCTGAAAAACGTTTTCGCAGAACTCGGCGCGACGGTGACAGACGTAGTGATATCCAAGCTGGAAGACAACACCTTCTTCGCGGAAATTCATGCAAAAAGCTTGGATAAAGATTTCACCATCGATTCACGGCCTTCTGACGCGATCGCGCTTGCGGTGCGCTGTGAAGTCCCCATCTTTGCCGATCCTGAAGTCCTGAAGCATGCCCAGAGCATCAAACTGGATGACCAGGAAAACCAGGACCAGCTGAGAAAATGGTTTGAATCCCTTGATGTGGAAGATTTCGGAAAGTACAAAATGTAA
- the miaB gene encoding tRNA (N6-isopentenyl adenosine(37)-C2)-methylthiotransferase MiaB — protein sequence MVEVRRIHVKTWGCQMNELDSQRLAGHFVQAGWEIALSEQNADLVILNTCSVREKAEEKIFAYLGRLKQWKSAAPSRRIVVAGCVAQQYRDSLLNRAPHVDLVIGPAQIDHILNHLETLDPLASTHLSDDITYDYETIYRSGTHTALLTVIEGCNMFCSFCIVPYTRGRERSRPVESILTEIHALVESNRTDIMLLGQTINAYQCPETGTNFDGLLERAARVPGLKCLKFVTSHPKLFTQDMIDTVAGHPNISRYLHLPVQSGSNAILTRMNRKYTRNEYLDLLSRLRDKIPDAVLSSDMIVGFPGETEEDHEQTLDLIQKARFATLFAFKYSPRRGTTAAKVNDDVAPEIKDKRLADVIRIQDEIQAEINQALVGTTLTVLVEGQSRKDPSRWSGRSHCNRVVNLVDINSDIGPGSWIDVEITRAHAHSLSGRRVPQNR from the coding sequence TTGGTTGAGGTAAGACGAATCCACGTTAAAACCTGGGGCTGTCAAATGAATGAGCTTGACAGCCAGAGACTGGCTGGACATTTCGTTCAAGCGGGATGGGAAATAGCACTTTCCGAGCAGAATGCCGACCTTGTCATTCTGAATACATGCAGTGTCCGTGAAAAGGCGGAAGAAAAAATCTTTGCCTACCTTGGCCGGTTAAAACAATGGAAAAGTGCGGCCCCGAGCCGACGCATCGTCGTGGCCGGTTGTGTAGCCCAGCAATACCGGGATTCACTCCTGAACCGTGCCCCTCACGTCGATCTGGTCATTGGTCCGGCTCAGATCGACCATATTCTCAACCATCTTGAAACGCTTGATCCTCTTGCCTCCACGCACCTATCCGATGATATCACCTATGACTATGAGACGATCTACCGTTCAGGAACCCATACAGCTCTCCTGACGGTTATCGAAGGTTGTAACATGTTCTGTTCCTTCTGCATCGTCCCCTATACCCGCGGAAGAGAACGGAGCCGACCTGTAGAGAGCATTCTGACGGAAATCCATGCCCTGGTCGAGTCCAACCGTACCGATATCATGCTTCTCGGGCAGACCATTAATGCGTACCAGTGTCCGGAAACCGGTACGAACTTTGACGGACTTCTGGAACGGGCAGCCCGTGTACCCGGTCTGAAATGCCTGAAATTTGTAACCTCTCATCCGAAGCTTTTCACTCAGGACATGATCGATACGGTGGCCGGGCATCCAAATATCAGTCGTTACCTTCACCTTCCCGTCCAGAGCGGATCCAATGCGATTCTTACACGCATGAACCGTAAATATACGCGTAACGAATACCTTGACCTGCTTTCCAGGCTTCGAGATAAAATTCCCGACGCTGTTCTGAGCTCCGACATGATTGTAGGATTTCCCGGAGAGACCGAGGAGGACCATGAACAGACACTTGATCTTATCCAAAAGGCAAGGTTCGCGACCCTCTTTGCCTTCAAGTATTCTCCACGAAGGGGTACGACCGCTGCAAAGGTGAATGATGATGTAGCTCCTGAAATCAAGGATAAGCGCCTGGCCGATGTAATCCGCATTCAGGATGAGATCCAGGCTGAGATCAACCAGGCGCTTGTCGGCACAACCTTGACCGTACTTGTGGAGGGACAGTCCCGCAAAGATCCGTCTCGCTGGTCGGGCCGCAGCCATTGCAACCGCGTTGTGAATCTCGTTGATATCAATTCTGATATTGGTCCCGGTTCCTGGATCGACGTTGAGATCACCCGCGCACACGCCCATTCACTGAGCGGCAGACGTGTTCCTCAGAATCGATAG
- a CDS encoding cupin domain-containing protein, with protein MPHHVTKIDKPWGYELIFAHTSSYAGKILVIEPGQELSRQYHEMKEETIYVIEGEMILETGDGTDRRTIRLMVGEGYHLPPRTIHRFSTERGCRLVEVSTPHLDDVVRLEDRYGRIQK; from the coding sequence TTGCCCCATCATGTAACCAAGATTGACAAACCCTGGGGTTACGAACTGATCTTTGCCCATACTTCTTCCTATGCCGGGAAAATCCTCGTCATCGAACCCGGTCAGGAATTAAGCCGCCAGTACCATGAAATGAAAGAGGAGACCATCTACGTTATAGAAGGTGAGATGATCCTCGAAACGGGGGACGGAACGGATCGGCGAACGATTCGACTTATGGTAGGGGAGGGCTACCATCTCCCGCCGCGGACTATCCACCGCTTCTCCACCGAACGGGGTTGCAGGCTGGTTGAAGTATCCACACCCCACCTGGATGACGTCGTGCGGCTGGAAGATCGATACGGGAGGATTCAGAAATGA